In Odontesthes bonariensis isolate fOdoBon6 chromosome 9, fOdoBon6.hap1, whole genome shotgun sequence, the following proteins share a genomic window:
- the LOC142389007 gene encoding uncharacterized protein LOC142389007 — protein sequence MMSHNHAQPPLSTKELRWLMYFSHIISILSLLLLLWSYRPDRSLQLWTQRNQTHANLQISAEPTTQISAEPTTQISAEPTTFPKKCDQELAALQEQSASLVKVRWTKTLLVSAFLEHRGERKVHVLGISLRSEKLVYQCCLRCQGELHITDGVRWMHTDHFNFPYGTASIMCPIPQGCETPSEITVASAGDHSEGKFEDGFLEVKNQEEKTDSFPYNFTVCISTMFDFTNVLQLVQSLEMLQILGVNRVVIYKTNCSPDTQRVLDYYTHKGLVEVIPWSLSDYLRVSRGWLPKHGPGQLHYFGQIPALNDCLYRYMYRSRYVAFHDIDELILPQAVNSWLELMPRLERKFGPDSCYKFENNVFPVNFVPPPHKARTLPQPQRLWEKVSGANILAHLYQEPINPYERYKNYKIIVNPRSVFSTSVHGVLKSKKDCTWVYRRMARIYHTRLQRHAQLTPDQMIYDGRLLNYSDRLIPAVNTVLRESGLLPEDGKC from the exons ATGATGAGCCACAATCATGCTCAGCCCCCGCTTTCAACAAAGGAGCTGAGATGGTTGATGTACTTCAGTCACATCATCAGCATCCTctctctgctgcttctgctgtggAGCTACAG GCCCGACAGGAGCTTACAGCTTTGGACCCAGCGCAACCAAACACATGCAAATCTGCAAATCTCAGCCGAACCAACTACACAAATCTCAGCCGAACCAACTACACAAATCTCAGCCGAACCAACTACATTTCCCAAGAAATGTGATCAGGAACTTGCAG CTCTTCAGGAACAATCGGCTTCTCTGGTGAAAGTGAGGTGGACAAAAACACTTCTGGTGTCAGCTTTTCTGGAGCACCGCGGCGAAAGAAAG GTTCACGTTCTTGGAATATCTCTGCGGAGTGAAAAGTTAGTCTATCAGTGCTGCTTACGCTGTCAAGGCGAGCTGCACATCACTGATGGTGTCCGGTGGATGCACACGGATCACTTCAACTTTCCCTACGGTACAGCTAGCATCATGTGTCCTATTCCCCAAGGCTGTGAGACGCCCTCTGAAATCACGGTGGCCTCTGCTGGAGATCACTCTGAAG GTAAATTTGAAGATGGGTTCCTGGAGGTgaagaaccaggaggaaaagACGGACTCCTTTCCTTACAACTTCACTGTCTGCATTTCCACCATGTTTGATTTCACCAATGTGCTTCAG CTGGTGCAGAGTTTGGAAATGTTGCAGATCCTGGGGGTGAACAGAGTCGTCATCTATAAGACCAActgcagccctgacacacagcGTGTTCTGGACTACTACACACATAAAG GTTTAGTGGAGGTGATTCCTTGGTCTCTGTCAGATTATCTGAGAGTATCTCGTGGTTGGTTGCCTAAGCACGGTCCAGGCCAACTCCACTACTTTGGTCAGATTCCTGCTCTCAATGACTGCCTCTACAGATACATGTACCGGTCCAGATATGTGGCCTTCCATGACATCGATGAGCTCATTCTGCCCCAGGCAGTCAACAG CTGGTTGGAGTTGATGCCGCGACTGGAGAGAAAATTTGGCCCTGATAGTTGTTACAAGTTTGAGAATAACGTGTTCCCCGTCAACTTTGTCCCGCCTCCCCACAAAGCCAGAACTCTACCCCAACCACAGCGCCTCTGGGAGAAAGTATCCGGCGCCAACATCCTGGCCCACCTGTACCAAGAGCCCATCAATCCGTATGAACGGTACAAAAACTACAAAATCATCGTCAACCCTCGGTCTGTATTCAGCACCAGTGTCCACGGAGTGCTGAAGTCTAAGAAAGACTGCACCTGGGTTTACAGACGCATGGCACGGATATATCACACAAG ACTCCAGAGACACGCACAGCTGACACCAGACCAGATGATTTATGACGGCAGGCTGCTGAACTACAGTGATCGCCTAATACCGGCTGTCAATACTGTGCTGAGAGAGAGTGGACTTCTACCAGAGGACGGCAAATGTTAG